Proteins encoded in a region of the Burkholderiales bacterium genome:
- a CDS encoding SET domain-containing protein-lysine N-methyltransferase, with translation MARINGNSDTKTGRRIIVRRSGIHGKGVFALADIPKGTRLMEYVGERISHKEADRRYAAEHEHSPHTMLFAVDDKVVIDATQWGNSSRFINHSCSPNCEADEIDGRIFISTIKDVTAGAELTYDYNLILEERHTAAVKRAHACFCGTRKCRGTMLGSKR, from the coding sequence ATGGCACGCATCAACGGCAATAGCGACACGAAAACCGGGCGCCGCATCATCGTTCGCCGCTCGGGCATACACGGCAAAGGCGTCTTCGCGCTGGCCGACATACCCAAGGGCACACGGCTGATGGAATACGTCGGCGAGCGCATCTCTCACAAGGAAGCCGACCGCCGTTACGCGGCCGAGCACGAGCATTCGCCGCACACCATGCTGTTCGCGGTGGACGACAAGGTCGTGATCGACGCCACCCAGTGGGGCAACTCGTCGCGCTTCATCAACCATTCGTGCTCGCCCAACTGCGAGGCCGACGAGATCGACGGCCGCATCTTCATCTCGACGATCAAGGACGTCACCGCCGGCGCCGAGCTCACCTACGATTACAACCTCATCCTCGAGGAACGCCACACCGCCGCGGTCAAACGCGCGCACGCCTGCTTCTGCGGGACGCGCAAGTGCCGCGGCACGATGCTCGGCAGCAAGCGGTAG